In a single window of the Caulobacter soli genome:
- a CDS encoding TonB-dependent receptor domain-containing protein, whose product MHIGLVWAALAAAQAAPAVTPSAPQAAPQKPAAEASTGVSAVEVKADAPQVRTSIDRRSYSISSDLSAQSGAIADALRNIPSVEVDVQGNVSLRGDPSVTILIDGKPSSMFQGDGRGQALQQMPADRIDRVEVSTNPSAEFRADGTGGVINLITKKAKGAGRTSSLRLTIGDSGRGGASGSIGYNGPKLSASGDLNYRRDTADQVDYERRRQADLDSETQGKTQLDMEGVTGQGSVDYDVSDKLRLGGEARLGRYDFAVDSLANTAREDGAGAPIQAFRRDLSVRQRRDNGMVGANLRRRLSGEGHELSLKLSYDVTDDNRVRTGHTIATLPAASSAFDQQRLGYDIRQTDLKGDYVRPMGEGRTLKLGFDLQFDDNSYVNRGFRGASLDGLTADPLLNNRFLYEQTLSQAYATYERPLGDLTVLAGLRYEKSQLDLAGLGRETENDTADWLPSLHLSYPLGERQKLTASYSERLQRPTALDMNPVPFLQDPLNYRIGNPNLKPQETRSFELGWQYRKAPLLAMATLYYRQNDRVISDLVTDIGGGVFVTSRANVVQSRNGGLELVLNGKLNKALTYNVSSNLFWAELDGSNLGLPGKRSATTASGRASLSWQATAKDLLQVNGFLTGKRLTAQGYAMPSAGIDLGYRRKIDDRLSVVVTVQDVLGLYRDKQVIETPALKSLVVRDIDARLLRVGLAWTFGTGKARKDPGFDFQGPGGPPQ is encoded by the coding sequence GTGCATATCGGCCTCGTCTGGGCGGCGCTCGCCGCCGCGCAAGCGGCTCCCGCCGTCACGCCTTCCGCGCCTCAAGCCGCGCCGCAAAAGCCCGCCGCCGAGGCGTCCACGGGCGTCAGCGCCGTCGAGGTCAAGGCCGATGCGCCGCAGGTGCGCACCTCGATCGATCGGCGCAGCTACAGCATCTCGAGCGACCTGTCGGCCCAGTCGGGCGCGATTGCCGACGCCTTGCGCAACATCCCTTCGGTCGAGGTCGATGTGCAGGGCAATGTCAGCCTGCGCGGCGATCCTTCGGTGACGATTCTGATCGACGGCAAGCCGTCCAGTATGTTTCAGGGCGACGGGCGCGGCCAGGCGCTGCAGCAGATGCCGGCCGACCGCATCGACCGGGTGGAGGTCAGCACCAACCCCTCCGCCGAGTTCCGCGCCGACGGCACGGGCGGGGTCATCAACCTGATCACCAAGAAGGCCAAGGGGGCGGGGCGGACCAGCTCGCTGCGCCTGACGATCGGCGATTCCGGGCGCGGCGGGGCCAGCGGCAGCATCGGTTACAACGGACCCAAGTTGTCGGCGTCCGGCGATCTCAACTATCGCCGGGATACGGCCGACCAGGTCGATTACGAGCGTCGCCGGCAGGCCGATCTCGACAGCGAGACCCAGGGCAAGACCCAGCTCGACATGGAAGGGGTCACTGGTCAGGGCTCGGTTGACTACGATGTCAGCGACAAGCTGCGCCTCGGCGGCGAGGCGCGGCTTGGCCGTTACGATTTCGCCGTAGACAGCCTGGCCAACACCGCGCGGGAGGATGGCGCCGGCGCGCCAATCCAGGCCTTTCGGCGTGACCTGAGCGTCCGCCAGCGGCGGGACAACGGCATGGTCGGGGCCAATCTGCGCCGCCGCCTGAGTGGCGAAGGCCACGAGCTGAGCTTGAAGCTCAGCTATGACGTCACCGATGACAACCGCGTGCGGACCGGCCACACGATCGCGACCCTGCCGGCCGCCTCCAGCGCTTTCGACCAGCAGCGCCTGGGCTATGACATCCGCCAGACCGATCTGAAGGGCGACTATGTCCGGCCGATGGGCGAGGGGCGGACGCTGAAGCTGGGCTTCGACCTGCAGTTCGATGACAACAGCTACGTCAACCGCGGCTTCCGGGGCGCCAGCCTGGACGGGCTGACCGCCGATCCGCTGCTCAACAACCGGTTCCTGTACGAGCAGACCTTGAGCCAGGCCTACGCCACCTACGAGCGTCCGCTGGGCGACCTGACCGTGCTGGCCGGCCTGCGCTACGAGAAGTCCCAGCTGGACCTGGCCGGCCTGGGTCGCGAGACCGAGAATGACACCGCCGACTGGCTGCCCAGCCTGCACCTGTCGTATCCCCTGGGCGAGCGCCAGAAGCTGACCGCCAGCTACAGCGAGCGCCTGCAACGCCCGACGGCGCTGGACATGAACCCGGTCCCGTTCCTGCAGGATCCGCTGAACTATCGCATCGGCAATCCGAACCTGAAGCCTCAGGAGACCCGCTCGTTCGAACTGGGCTGGCAGTATCGCAAGGCGCCGCTGCTGGCGATGGCCACGCTGTACTACCGTCAGAATGACAGGGTGATCAGCGACCTGGTCACCGATATCGGCGGTGGGGTGTTCGTCACCAGCCGGGCCAATGTCGTCCAGAGCCGCAATGGCGGGCTGGAGCTGGTGCTGAACGGCAAGCTCAACAAGGCGCTGACCTATAATGTCAGCTCCAACCTGTTCTGGGCCGAGTTGGATGGATCGAATCTCGGCCTCCCGGGCAAGCGTTCCGCCACCACGGCCTCGGGCCGCGCCAGCCTCAGCTGGCAGGCCACGGCCAAGGACCTGCTGCAGGTCAACGGCTTCCTGACCGGCAAGCGCCTGACGGCCCAGGGCTACGCCATGCCCTCGGCCGGGATCGACCTGGGCTATCGCCGCAAGATCGATGACCGCCTGTCGGTGGTGGTCACCGTCCAGGACGTGCTGGGCCTCTATCGCGACAAGCAGGTGATCGAGACGCCGGCCCTCAAGAGCCTGGTGGTCCGCGATATCGACGCCCGCCTGCTGCGCGTCGGCCTAGCCTGGACCTTCGGGACCGGCAAGGCCCGTAAGGACCCCGGTTTCGACTTCCAGGGCCCGGGCGGACCGCCGCAATAG
- a CDS encoding BlaI/MecI/CopY family transcriptional regulator: MRISGAESQVMEALWRCGPLTPDGVVAEVGEAHDWAPGTVKTLITRLLRKGAIAGAREPGGYLYRPLMSRDDYVQAESQGLVDRLFGGEVAPLVAHFAQHRALTAKDVQLLKDLIAEIEDDD, translated from the coding sequence GTGCGGATCTCAGGCGCGGAGAGCCAGGTGATGGAAGCCCTGTGGCGGTGCGGGCCACTGACGCCGGACGGCGTCGTCGCCGAGGTCGGCGAGGCCCACGACTGGGCGCCGGGCACGGTCAAGACCCTGATCACCCGCCTGCTGCGCAAGGGCGCCATCGCCGGGGCGCGTGAGCCAGGCGGCTATCTCTATCGACCGCTGATGTCGCGTGACGACTATGTGCAGGCCGAAAGCCAGGGTCTGGTCGACCGGCTGTTCGGCGGCGAGGTGGCGCCGCTGGTCGCTCATTTCGCCCAGCACCGGGCGCTGACGGCCAAGGACGTCCAATTGCTGAAGGACCTGATCGCCGAGATCGAGGACGATGACTGA
- a CDS encoding M56 family metallopeptidase — translation MTEVLATLLRVNLALAIAVAAVMVLRLPVRRLFGARIAYGLWGLPPLTTVAMLVPARVVTVHLPMATTRAMEAVFDPATTPVALPFDIQPLLAGLWLAGALACLAWQAWRQTQFTRATRAGRAGPAVVGVLRPRIVTPADFDDRYTPAERAVVLAHERVHLERGDPSVNAALALLTCANWFNPAVHAMSHWLKIDQELACDARVVAAHPKARKAYAQAMLKTQLAARPLPLGCHWSSHPLAERVRLITRPAPSRGRRLIGAGLTLVLGLTGAVGAWAARPAEISVTYETPSATAESRAAIERTSRALPRSSGPTAPLRPTKPHAPVSRTEADATPPRLIPIAAPLQEPIRPPVVLRPARIIQAVADRSLVQPGSAVRVVASGLAPDGVPLWSDFTAFGSQRFYRKGAYERGGSRYSIFTSVVQEGQRLRVTVSLGRAFRPELTGAIDLAPNQTGVVRLPTGQAMVVSATVRPETPEEVEEGRRMMDEAGNAAGGWG, via the coding sequence ATGACTGAGGTCCTCGCAACCCTCCTGCGCGTCAACCTGGCCCTGGCGATCGCGGTCGCCGCGGTGATGGTCCTGCGCCTGCCCGTCCGACGACTTTTCGGCGCGCGGATCGCCTACGGCCTGTGGGGTCTGCCGCCGCTGACCACCGTGGCCATGCTGGTCCCGGCGCGGGTGGTGACGGTCCATCTGCCGATGGCGACCACCCGGGCGATGGAAGCGGTGTTCGACCCGGCCACGACGCCCGTCGCCCTACCGTTTGACATCCAGCCGCTGCTGGCTGGCCTGTGGCTGGCCGGCGCTCTCGCCTGCCTGGCCTGGCAGGCTTGGCGCCAGACGCAGTTCACCCGCGCCACGCGGGCCGGACGGGCGGGACCGGCCGTGGTCGGGGTGCTGCGTCCGCGCATCGTGACGCCGGCCGACTTCGACGATCGCTACACCCCGGCCGAGCGCGCGGTCGTGCTGGCCCATGAGCGGGTCCACCTGGAGCGAGGCGATCCATCGGTCAACGCCGCCCTGGCCCTACTGACTTGCGCGAACTGGTTCAACCCGGCCGTCCACGCGATGTCGCACTGGCTGAAGATCGACCAGGAACTGGCCTGCGACGCCCGCGTGGTCGCCGCCCATCCCAAGGCCCGCAAGGCCTACGCCCAGGCCATGCTGAAGACTCAGCTGGCCGCCCGTCCCCTGCCGCTGGGCTGTCATTGGTCCAGCCATCCGTTGGCCGAGCGTGTGCGGCTGATCACCCGTCCCGCGCCCAGCCGGGGCCGCCGCTTGATCGGCGCGGGTCTGACTCTCGTGCTGGGCCTGACCGGCGCCGTGGGCGCCTGGGCCGCGCGTCCGGCCGAGATCTCGGTGACCTATGAAACGCCGTCCGCCACCGCCGAAAGCCGTGCCGCCATCGAACGAACCTCCCGCGCCCTGCCACGATCCAGCGGGCCAACAGCGCCTCTTCGGCCGACCAAGCCCCACGCACCGGTTTCGCGCACCGAGGCGGACGCGACCCCGCCACGACTGATCCCGATCGCCGCGCCGCTCCAGGAGCCGATCCGTCCGCCCGTCGTGCTGCGCCCGGCCCGTATCATCCAGGCGGTCGCCGACCGCTCGCTAGTCCAGCCCGGTTCGGCGGTGCGGGTGGTGGCCAGCGGCCTGGCGCCGGACGGCGTGCCGCTGTGGTCGGACTTCACCGCATTCGGTTCGCAGCGGTTCTATCGCAAAGGCGCCTATGAGCGCGGCGGCAGCCGCTATTCGATCTTCACCAGCGTGGTGCAGGAGGGCCAGCGCCTGCGGGTCACCGTCAGCCTGGGCCGCGCCTTCCGGCCCGAGTTGACCGGCGCGATCGACCTGGCGCCCAACCAGACCGGCGTCGTGCGTCTGCCGACCGGCCAGGCCATGGTCGTCTCCGCCACCGTGCGCCCCGAGACGCCGGAAGAGGTCGAGGAAGGGCGGCGGATGATGGATGAGGCGGGGAACGCGGCGGGCGGTTGGGGCTGA
- the pgi gene encoding glucose-6-phosphate isomerase, which produces MAALDTAWTRLEDAAKAAGEKRIVEMFEAEPRRLETLTLDVAGLHIDLSKQAWDEAGLEAALDLAHAADVEGARARMFGGEAINSSEGRAVLHTALRAKADADVKAGGVAVMAEVEAVRARMKAFVEAVRSGAIKGATGKPFKAILHIGIGGSDLGPRLLWDALRPVKPSIDLRFVANVDGAEFALTTADMDPETTLVIVVSKTFTTQETLANAGAARAWLAAALGETGANAHLAAISTALDKTAAFGVADDRVFGFWDWVGGRYSLWSSVSLSVAVACGWDAFQSFLDGAAAMDEHFRTASLEANAPVLIALAQIFNRNGLDRRARSVVPYSHRLRRLASFLQQLEMESNGKSVGPDGKAVTRGTATVVFGDEGTNVQHAYFQCMHQGTDITPMELIGVARSDEGPAGMHEKLLSNLLAQAEAFMVGRTTEDVVAELQAKGVSEAEIATLAPQRTFAGNRPSTLVLMDRLTPQAFGALIALYEHKTFVEGVIWGINSFDQWGVELGKVMAGRILPELESGAVGSHDPSTTALIQRLKN; this is translated from the coding sequence ATGGCCGCTCTCGACACCGCCTGGACCCGCCTGGAAGACGCCGCCAAGGCCGCCGGCGAAAAGCGCATCGTCGAGATGTTCGAGGCCGAGCCCCGGCGTCTGGAGACCCTGACCCTCGACGTCGCCGGCCTTCACATCGACCTGTCCAAGCAAGCCTGGGACGAGGCGGGCCTCGAAGCGGCGCTCGACCTGGCCCACGCGGCCGACGTCGAGGGCGCTCGCGCCCGGATGTTTGGCGGCGAGGCGATCAATTCGTCGGAGGGCCGCGCCGTCCTGCACACCGCTCTGCGCGCCAAGGCCGACGCCGATGTGAAGGCCGGCGGCGTTGCGGTCATGGCCGAGGTCGAGGCTGTCCGCGCCCGGATGAAGGCCTTCGTCGAGGCCGTCCGCTCCGGTGCGATCAAGGGCGCGACCGGCAAGCCGTTCAAGGCCATCCTGCACATCGGCATCGGTGGCAGCGACCTTGGCCCTCGCCTGCTGTGGGACGCGCTGCGGCCGGTGAAGCCGTCGATCGACCTGCGCTTCGTGGCCAATGTCGACGGCGCCGAGTTCGCCCTGACCACGGCCGACATGGATCCGGAAACCACCCTGGTCATCGTGGTCTCCAAGACCTTCACCACCCAGGAGACCCTGGCCAACGCCGGCGCCGCCCGCGCCTGGCTGGCAGCCGCCCTGGGCGAGACCGGCGCCAACGCTCACCTGGCCGCCATCTCCACCGCTCTGGACAAGACCGCCGCCTTCGGCGTGGCCGACGACCGCGTGTTCGGCTTCTGGGACTGGGTCGGCGGCCGTTATTCGCTGTGGTCGTCGGTCAGCCTGTCGGTGGCCGTGGCCTGCGGCTGGGACGCGTTCCAGAGCTTCTTGGACGGCGCCGCGGCCATGGACGAGCACTTCCGTACCGCCTCGTTGGAAGCCAACGCCCCAGTGCTGATCGCCCTGGCCCAGATCTTCAACCGCAACGGCCTGGACCGCCGCGCCCGCTCAGTCGTTCCGTACTCGCACCGCCTGCGCCGCCTGGCCTCGTTCCTCCAGCAGCTGGAGATGGAGAGCAACGGCAAGTCGGTCGGGCCGGACGGCAAGGCCGTGACGCGCGGCACCGCCACGGTGGTGTTCGGCGACGAGGGCACCAACGTCCAGCACGCCTATTTTCAGTGCATGCACCAGGGGACTGACATCACCCCGATGGAGCTGATCGGCGTGGCCAGGTCCGACGAGGGCCCGGCCGGCATGCACGAGAAGCTGCTGTCCAACCTGCTGGCCCAGGCCGAGGCCTTCATGGTGGGGCGCACCACCGAGGACGTGGTCGCCGAACTGCAGGCCAAGGGCGTTTCCGAAGCCGAGATCGCGACGCTGGCGCCCCAGCGCACCTTCGCCGGCAACCGGCCTTCGACCCTGGTGCTGATGGACCGCCTGACGCCCCAGGCTTTCGGCGCCCTGATCGCCCTCTACGAGCACAAGACCTTCGTCGAGGGCGTGATCTGGGGCATCAACAGCTTCGACCAGTGGGGCGTCGAGCTGGGCAAGGTAATGGCGGGCCGCATCCTGCCGGAGCTGGAGAGCGGGGCCGTGGGTTCGCATGATCCGTCGACGACGGCGCTGATCCAAAGGCTGAAGAATTAG
- a CDS encoding DUF1353 domain-containing protein, whose protein sequence is MPSRSARLAPLAAVALGLVLAGCATETKTTVFVPVVAPTPPSSLTPQPVMLFNQTKDGRKLFTLDAEFPYCDVETGKVIVVPRWYVTDFASVPWYGQGFVDPQGPTARAAIVHDWLYTIGEPGKREEADGIFLRAMLKYGVPAFQAKVAYQAVRIGGEKGYGLPGDWKFTDPKRQDLTQPPPFAKPRTGAVRILPGCQGFGALIQSGWRAYPIRPPTVVTPPPVVVTRTPLDQVKERLPFGGKGEKKK, encoded by the coding sequence ATGCCTTCCCGTTCAGCCCGCCTCGCCCCGCTCGCCGCCGTCGCTCTTGGTCTCGTCCTGGCCGGCTGCGCGACCGAGACCAAGACCACGGTCTTCGTGCCGGTCGTGGCCCCGACGCCGCCCAGCTCGCTGACGCCGCAGCCGGTGATGCTGTTCAACCAGACCAAGGACGGCCGCAAGCTGTTCACCCTGGACGCCGAGTTCCCCTATTGCGACGTCGAGACCGGCAAGGTGATCGTGGTGCCCCGCTGGTACGTCACCGACTTCGCCAGCGTGCCCTGGTACGGCCAGGGCTTCGTCGACCCGCAGGGGCCGACGGCGCGGGCGGCCATCGTCCACGACTGGCTCTACACGATCGGCGAGCCGGGCAAGCGCGAGGAGGCCGACGGCATCTTCCTGCGGGCGATGCTGAAATACGGCGTGCCGGCCTTCCAAGCCAAGGTCGCCTACCAGGCCGTGCGGATCGGCGGCGAGAAGGGCTATGGCCTGCCCGGCGACTGGAAGTTCACCGACCCCAAGCGTCAGGACCTGACCCAGCCACCGCCGTTCGCCAAGCCGCGCACCGGGGCGGTGCGGATCCTGCCGGGCTGCCAGGGCTTCGGCGCGCTGATCCAGTCGGGCTGGCGAGCCTATCCGATCAGGCCGCCGACCGTGGTCACGCCACCGCCGGTGGTGGTGACGCGCACGCCGTTGGACCAGGTCAAGGAACGCCTGCCGTTCGGCGGCAAGGGCGAGAAGAAGAAGTAG
- a CDS encoding protein-disulfide reductase DsbD family protein: MSFRKLFAAVPALMVALLLGAPVAKADPVQTGHIEVELVSQEAGVAPGSTVYVALRQKIQPGWHTYWRNPGDAGDATRIVWTLPAGWTAGDIVWPTPEKSRVGPLLDFAYTNEVLLPVPISVPANAQVGSVVTLKAAAAFLVCEQVCVPEDAVVTLTLPVVAGMPQTDPKWGAKVADTLAKAPKPAGLKAVFELQGSVLKLAVTGAPLKGADVSGAFFYPYSGKVIEHPPEQKIERGPEGLTLSLTPGYDFTQAEAKPTELAGVLALNGAAYEITATPGTIPAEAGGLGAPAAAPAKATGSAEGASLGLPLAVAFAFIGGLILNLMPCVFPILSMKAASLTAHAHDAGKTRVQGLAFLVGVVVTFLALAGLLIAVRAGGAAVGWGFQLQSPAVVAALALLMLLVALNMSGVFEVGASVQNAASGAGGSGGLGGSFLTGALAVIVAAPCTAPFMAGALGYALTQPPLASLLVFLALALGFAAPFVLLAFIPALLGRLPRPGPWMDVLKKGLAFPMYATAAWLAWVYSQQTGSIPLAALLAASVLVAFAAWLYGLAQARQIAGKGAAVPFVLAALSLVAAVALVVVGVRAAPAASASASTATPSAELSSGPGLAAEVWSPEKVKTLQAQGKVVMVDFTADWCVTCKVNEGTALKGQRVVDAFKASDAVYLRADWTKRDAVIAAALAEHGRAGVPLYLVYPKGSGEPAVLPQLLTEGLVIEAIEKAAKG; this comes from the coding sequence ATGTCGTTTCGCAAGCTGTTCGCCGCCGTACCGGCGTTGATGGTCGCCCTGCTGCTGGGCGCTCCCGTGGCGAAGGCCGATCCGGTCCAGACCGGCCACATCGAGGTCGAGCTGGTCTCCCAGGAGGCCGGCGTCGCGCCCGGTTCGACGGTCTATGTGGCCCTGCGTCAGAAGATCCAGCCCGGCTGGCACACCTATTGGCGCAATCCGGGCGACGCCGGTGACGCGACCCGCATCGTCTGGACGCTGCCGGCCGGCTGGACCGCCGGCGACATCGTCTGGCCGACTCCGGAGAAGAGCCGCGTCGGACCGCTGCTCGACTTCGCCTACACCAATGAAGTGCTGCTGCCCGTGCCGATCAGCGTGCCGGCTAACGCCCAGGTCGGTTCGGTCGTCACCCTGAAGGCCGCCGCCGCCTTCCTGGTCTGCGAGCAGGTCTGCGTGCCCGAGGACGCCGTCGTCACCCTGACCCTGCCGGTCGTGGCGGGCATGCCGCAGACCGATCCGAAATGGGGCGCCAAGGTCGCCGACACCCTGGCCAAGGCGCCCAAGCCGGCGGGCCTGAAGGCGGTGTTCGAGCTGCAGGGCTCGGTGCTGAAACTGGCCGTGACCGGCGCGCCGCTGAAGGGCGCCGACGTTTCTGGCGCGTTCTTCTATCCCTATTCCGGCAAGGTCATCGAGCATCCGCCCGAGCAGAAGATCGAACGCGGCCCCGAGGGCCTGACTCTGTCGCTGACCCCCGGCTACGACTTCACCCAGGCCGAAGCCAAGCCGACCGAGCTGGCCGGCGTCCTGGCCCTGAACGGCGCGGCCTACGAGATCACCGCCACGCCCGGGACGATCCCGGCCGAGGCCGGCGGCCTGGGCGCGCCCGCCGCGGCTCCGGCCAAGGCCACCGGATCCGCCGAAGGCGCCAGCCTGGGCCTGCCGCTGGCGGTGGCCTTCGCCTTCATCGGCGGACTGATCCTGAACCTGATGCCCTGTGTCTTCCCGATCCTGTCGATGAAGGCCGCCAGCCTGACCGCCCACGCCCACGACGCCGGCAAGACCCGCGTCCAGGGCTTGGCCTTCCTGGTGGGCGTGGTCGTCACCTTCCTGGCCCTGGCCGGTCTGCTGATCGCGGTCCGGGCGGGCGGCGCCGCCGTCGGCTGGGGCTTCCAGCTGCAGTCGCCGGCCGTGGTCGCGGCCCTGGCCCTGCTAATGCTGCTGGTGGCGCTGAACATGTCGGGCGTGTTCGAGGTCGGGGCCTCGGTGCAGAACGCGGCGTCCGGCGCGGGCGGGAGCGGCGGCCTGGGCGGTTCGTTCCTGACCGGCGCTTTGGCCGTGATCGTGGCCGCGCCCTGCACCGCGCCGTTCATGGCCGGCGCCCTGGGCTACGCCCTGACCCAGCCGCCCCTGGCCTCGCTGTTGGTGTTCCTGGCCCTGGCCCTGGGCTTCGCCGCGCCGTTCGTGCTGCTGGCCTTCATTCCCGCCTTGCTGGGCCGCCTGCCGCGCCCCGGTCCATGGATGGACGTGCTGAAGAAGGGTCTGGCCTTCCCGATGTACGCCACCGCCGCATGGCTGGCCTGGGTCTACAGCCAGCAGACCGGATCGATCCCCCTGGCCGCCCTGCTGGCCGCCAGCGTGCTGGTCGCCTTCGCCGCGTGGCTGTACGGCCTGGCCCAGGCGCGGCAGATCGCCGGCAAGGGCGCGGCCGTCCCGTTCGTCCTGGCGGCCCTGTCGCTGGTCGCCGCCGTGGCCCTGGTCGTGGTCGGCGTCCGCGCCGCGCCCGCCGCTTCGGCTTCAGCTTCGACCGCCACGCCGAGCGCCGAACTCTCGTCCGGCCCCGGCCTGGCCGCCGAGGTCTGGAGTCCCGAGAAGGTCAAGACGCTGCAGGCGCAGGGCAAGGTGGTGATGGTCGACTTCACCGCCGACTGGTGCGTGACCTGCAAGGTCAACGAGGGCACGGCCCTGAAGGGCCAACGCGTGGTCGACGCCTTCAAGGCTAGCGACGCGGTCTATCTGCGCGCCGACTGGACCAAGCGCGACGCCGTCATCGCCGCGGCCTTGGCCGAGCACGGCCGGGCCGGCGTGCCGCTGTACCTGGTCTATCCGAAGGGAAGCGGCGAGCCGGCGGTCCTGCCGCAGCTGCTGACCGAGGGGCTGGTGATCGAGGCCATCGAGAAGGCGGCGAAGGGGTAG
- a CDS encoding acyl dehydratase: MPASFDDIEIGQVVTLGTTVVDGKALETFCAAFQPGWPAASGAPDTMVFAIWSKLDSEASAVWPQTKRVGVDALRWLRNPPAGELLRGRMTVMGKDPVGEGKGIVIAQHDLLDEAGRLVFSCLTRSIFAR, encoded by the coding sequence ATGCCCGCATCCTTCGACGACATCGAGATCGGCCAAGTGGTCACGCTGGGGACCACGGTCGTCGACGGCAAGGCGCTGGAGACTTTCTGCGCGGCGTTCCAGCCGGGCTGGCCGGCGGCCAGCGGCGCGCCCGACACCATGGTCTTCGCCATCTGGTCGAAGCTGGACAGCGAGGCCAGCGCCGTCTGGCCCCAGACCAAGCGGGTCGGCGTCGACGCCCTGCGCTGGCTGCGCAATCCCCCGGCCGGCGAGCTGCTGCGCGGCCGCATGACGGTGATGGGTAAGGACCCGGTCGGCGAGGGCAAGGGCATCGTCATCGCCCAGCACGACCTGCTGGACGAGGCGGGCCGCCTGGTCTTCTCGTGCCTGACGCGCAGCATCTTCGCGCGATAG
- a CDS encoding SapC family protein, with amino-acid sequence METTQPAGGISGNVLFYSSPEPLNREQHAKLALVHKDKPYGFALSGTAVPLAVTEFAPAALTYPVIFAGEDRVPLAVMGLNTGENLFIGADGAFEAGAYIPAYIRRYPFVLANDENQDRLIVCIDRGSDLLAEGGQTPLFDDKGEPTEYTQNCIKFCDDFEIERRRTDSFVQLLKDNDLFELKKAVFTPQNSDGTTGEPQTVAEYYGVSEEKLNALPADKVKELQTSGALAQIYAHLVSLIGWDRLIALATIRQQQLAANGVLN; translated from the coding sequence ATGGAAACGACCCAACCCGCCGGCGGCATCTCCGGCAACGTTCTGTTCTATTCGTCGCCGGAGCCGCTGAACCGCGAGCAGCACGCCAAGCTCGCCCTGGTTCACAAGGACAAGCCCTACGGCTTCGCCCTGAGCGGCACCGCCGTGCCGCTGGCCGTCACCGAATTTGCCCCGGCCGCCCTGACCTATCCGGTGATCTTCGCCGGCGAGGACCGCGTGCCGCTGGCCGTGATGGGCCTCAACACCGGCGAGAACCTGTTCATCGGCGCCGACGGCGCCTTTGAAGCCGGCGCCTACATCCCGGCCTATATCCGCCGCTATCCGTTCGTCCTGGCCAATGACGAGAACCAGGACCGCCTGATCGTCTGCATCGACCGCGGTTCGGACCTGCTGGCCGAAGGCGGCCAGACCCCGCTGTTCGACGACAAGGGCGAGCCGACCGAATACACCCAGAACTGCATCAAGTTCTGCGACGACTTCGAAATCGAGCGCCGCCGCACCGACTCGTTCGTGCAACTGCTGAAGGACAACGACCTCTTCGAACTGAAGAAGGCCGTCTTCACCCCGCAGAACTCGGACGGCACCACCGGCGAGCCGCAGACCGTGGCCGAGTACTATGGCGTCTCGGAAGAGAAGCTGAACGCCCTGCCGGCCGACAAGGTCAAGGAACTGCAGACCAGCGGCGCCCTCGCCCAGATCTATGCGCACCTGGTGTCGCTGATCGGTTGGGACCGCCTGATCGCCCTGGCCACCATCCGCCAGCAGCAATTGGCGGCCAATGGCGTGCTGAACTAG